CCGGCGTCAGATAATAGTTGATGAGATCTTGCACGGATACCTCTTGGTTCTCCTGTATCTCCTCTGGGAAGCACAGTTGTAAGTCGCGAAACTTGTCCGTATTGTGCGAACTGGTATCACACTGTGCGCACTGGTAAGTAATTTTGCATTTCCCTCCTAGAACCCTGTGCACCAGAGGTACCTGAGTGCCAGTATCCTCCCCACCCACAGATTGTATTCCACTGTCGGTGGAGTCTGAGTGAGAATCACTGAGCTGCTGGGACTGTGCTAAATCGTCACCTGTGAAATAACATTAATGTTAAGCTTTGGTAAATATAGTGCAGTGCGAGCATAAAGAGTAAATGGTACCTTTTGAAAAATCAGCTAACGATTGCGTTTTCCTCTCTAAGGATATACTTCCAGTTAAATCTTCTTCGGTTGTCCAACGCTTAATAGAACCTCCATCCTCATTTGTCGATGAGACATCATTTATTTCTTTGTCGTCCTTATATTTGAGATTGGAATCGTTAGCTTCACAGTTCACAGTAGCAGATTTTTCTTGTTCATGTAAGAGATTCAATAAATGActgttgaaataaataaatcaattgATACAAACAGCATAACGTTCGATTGATAAAGCTGATGTAATAAAGCAATTATAAAATCTAATTACTTCTTGCTAATGAGACAACCTATGATAAGCAAGTAGTAACTGTAATATGTTCATTTCAAAAGAATAAAcgttataataataacaatatattaaCCAGAGAAATTCTGAACTATCTTGTTGTTGGCCCGGTAGAAAATAAGCTGGACGGGATGCTAATAGAATTTCAGTTGGTGCCAATGAAATTCTTTTCGAATACAATAAAAGAGTGAACAGCTTTTGTAAATTCTTAAGTACAACATGATCATTTGGATTATTCGAGGACTTGTATGTTAATACTTCGTAACAAAATTGTCTGGTCATTAATAGTGCTTGCAGTACGCTGTTCATATAACAAGTGTTCCCAAGATTGGAAAGTCCAACTTTTCCAGACTGTGGTTTCGGCGATTCGATTATAGGCTCAATCTCTTCTGTTTCGTTACCCCAAACTTGATCATCCAAAATCAGTTTAACAGCATTCATTCTAGGTTGAACGGTAAAACTGTTTTCTATGTTACTATATAAACATTGACCTGGAAATCTTAATGTATGTACTTTGAAAATATCGATCAAGTTCTGCATGCATTTCTTGCTCGATTCCGAATCTTCTTTCTTTAAGCAAGTTAAAACTCTTTGTATATTTCTCTCTGAAGCTCGAAACAGCGCCGGAGAGCCCTGTTTCCTCAAAACATGAAATACAATTTCGGAAGCATTCTGGCGAATTACTGGCACCAGCAAAGCGCGAAACATAACATCAAGGGTTGCCTTTGTGACCTCGATAAGTACGGAATATTTGTTTTGCTTCTCTAAACCAAGTATAAATTTCATGATCCAAATGCTCAGTCGGTCTCCCCTGCATTGTGGTAGCCAATTGCATAGCACTTTCAAGGCATGAGTCAATTGCGCGTCGTAGTGTGATTCCAAAAGTATCCAACTAACAGCTTGGGGTATGATACTAGGTTCTACGAGCTGCAATACAACTGCCAAACCAGGTCCAGGGTCTTGTTTACGTGTAGTGTCTGATATAATGCTATATAATGTTtgcaaacatataaaaattaaattgttcttCTCGATATTCTTAGACTGTGTTTGTACTGTTTTCAAGAAGTTTTGAACTTTGGTTGCATTGTCAGTGAATTCGGAAATCTCTTTCGGATCGGGCGGCATTGAAAATGTAGACAGTCTTATGACAATTGCCTCGCAAAGATAAGAGTGATCCGCAGTGTCTGGCAGATACACATTGTATTTCAGTAACGTCTGGAGTATCATCGTTAAATCGGACATACATCTGATTTCTGTGTTTCTTATCATCGCTGCGATAGCATTCGAAATCGGGTTCGCGGAATATGGTTTCTCCGTCAGATATTTTGCGAACCACGCCAAAATCCCCGGGACCTCGTCCACATTCGATATCTCGTCGTTGAGTATTTCCGTCAAAATACTTTCGTAATCGCTTAGCCGCCCGTACGCTGGCCCGCTTtctaattttctcagtttggtCCATCCTTCGATAACCTCTGTATCTACGCCAACCACTATCGAATTTAAACATTGCTTAATGTCGTATCGAAGAATTTGTTCGATATCCATTGTTCGGGAGTAATCACTTTCACGTCACCTTACACTAttccttttacaattttttaattacaacTATTATTAACCTCAACCAAGAATGACTTTCACGAAAATCTAAATGACTTCATGGTTCTGGAGGGATAAAAAACTATCGTCAACTTGCCAGCGTAAAAAGTATCTACTTACAAGTAACGATAAAGGCCGCACTACATCGCACGAACGAAAATGACCAATGCGAGTGAATCCTTTGTTACTAGATTAAACAATCGCTGGCAGAGAGAATACGAGAATGCTCACGCATGCGATTTCAGTGCCACCGGTACAATGCTGCACCCCAGCGGTCCAatgcaatattttaaaagtatTTTAACACAACCAATTTATGTAACAAtcaacaatgaataaataaagacaatgtaatgaaaagacgtatctgcgtatataattattgaaccctccatttttcccgaacgtccgacttgtcgttgagttatactactgaatttcgtgccacctccttcgatatcatattctcctaatactgAGTatgattttcggaattttcgaaaatttttagcaatttttggaTTTCTaataggagaacatgatagcaaAAGAGGCGGCACCAAATTTTCATGCCACCTCttttactatcatattctcctaatacaactAAAAAATTTGCTGTTCCCGAAATTTTCCAAGACATTAATTCAATTCTAATATCGAATATTGATGTCCAGGGTAGGGAAAGAACGCATTAACTAttgtaactaatattctttatttcttaCCAAATAAAGTACAATGTTAAACATGTACATATAAGACATAAAACAAAATAGAACTAAAATGTAGCATGGTATAGGTCGTTTCGCATGCAAGCCCAGTGGTAACAAGTGGTAACAGGTGATTGTAGCCGGTACCAAGTGTAGTGTTGACGagtatttcttctctttctgaGGATTGAGCTTGATTCTACCCGAAGACTACTGACAGTCTTCTTCCCTTAAAAAGGTGAACTTAAAAAGGAAGTCACGCAAAGTAGAGTTGGGTAGAGCTTGAATTGTTGCTCTAATAAATTTTCTGGCTACTCGTGTACCGTAATACGGAAACAGTGAAGAAATCCAACTGAAACCTATTTGTGAATATTAGTATTAGCAAGAACTGACTATTCCgtatacttcatttttactacGGGTGTGTAATATGATTTGGAGTCTGTATGTATTTGATCAGATTTAATCGCGTtttcgtggatctagttccaacatttattgtTTGTCGGCATAGAGGGCGTAACAAAACGAGTTATTTtgtgtgagacacgaaaccccatatggtgattggtctactcctatacctcgtctgtgactggaccaatataaaaattgaattttaaataataaaccgCCCACAGTACAAGTCATCAGCCAATCAGGACGAAAAGAAATTTCCCGTTCACTGTTGTCGCACTGCATCTCTTCAATTACACAACATTGTGGAGGGTATTCTGAATTGTATATGTATTGCGCTGTTACCGTTTATAGTTGCTCTCTTGCGCACGAGTTTCTAAGTTACGTGATAGCCCTGTAAgtatgtatgtataacattTTCTATTCATCGCTAAATTACATTTTTGTCGGCAACTAAATATATCTTGTTCTATGAGAAAATTGATCGAAGTCGAGTTTTCATAATAAAGTCGAGATCGTTTCCATATGAAAAATATTGAGAAGTATAGATTTAAAATTGATATATTGCGAGAATGTATTGGTTATAGGTTATATCAATAAAATTACTATTCTTTGGTGCCCAGCACAAATTGTTTTTTCCAAAGATGCGATCCATATTGTGATCTCACGTTAGCCCAAATACGTCTTTTGCGCAAAATAAATGAATATCCCAATCATAGTAACGTTCGGAAGGTAGTTATCGTACGATCATCACGTGTCATTGTTAATATCTAATGCTGTATTCTGATTACACTGTTAACCGATGCTCTGTAACTGTATAATACCACCTTGCATCTTTGCACTTCCTAGTTAATTACACTCATCACATTGGGTTTACGTATGACTAAAAACTCGAGAGCTGTCTAAAAGTCGGCCGCAAATAATGGAGAAAATATTAATCGACCCTCGGGACGGATCTATGGTGTCATGTTTGTCTAATCTTCTCGAAACAAGTGCCGAAGAGGCACTTGCTAGCGGTGAAACGTTCAAAGTTGGATTATCAGGTGATATATTTCGATCAtgaatgtaattttaattgtatgaattgttttattttacattagATTCATTTTACTTCAGGATGTAAAAATGCATAGGTtagaaattatgtaaaaaaaacgTTCTGTAATTATGTAATATAAGGTGATTTTTTGTTGTTGAGAAAAACTCATTTCAGTGGTAAATGGTAAATTCACTGTACCTGTTTTCAAAACATTACTATTGAATCGATCATATTTTGTTCATTGAAATATTCGTTTGGTAATGAAATACTTACATTTATTAGGGGGTTCTTTGGTACAACTGTTGGCCACGTGTTTACCCAGCCTCACAACTGACTGGAGTAAATGGTACTTTTTCTTCTGCGACGAAAGGGTTGTTCCTTTTGACAGTAATGATTCAACTTATGGCGAATACAAAGCaaaattaattggaaaaatACCAGTAACAGAGGATCAATTCATAAAAATTAATCCCGACTTGTCCGGTAAAATCTTTGAATCTACATACTTTCTCTTTCATTTGAAGATTTGTTTCTTATCTCATAAATTGTCCTATTTATAGCTGAAGAGGCTGCAAAAGATTATATTAAGAAGATATCTGTTTTCTTTCCTCCTGATCGTGTTCCATGTTTTGATGTACTTCTCTTGGGATTGGGTCCTGATGGGCATACGTGTTCGCTCTTTCCTGGCCATAAGGTTTTGAATGAATCAAGTTTGTGGGTCTGTCCAATTAACGACTCTCCTAAGCCACCTCCATCTCGCATTACTCTCACGCTCCCTGTAATAAATAATGCTAAAAAATGCATATTTCCCATTACTGGATCTGGCAAAGCTGAAATTGTTAAGGTGATTATATCATTGAGATTACAACAAACGTTTTTTTCTGATTATATTTATGTAAAAGCCATATTTTCATtcttaaatttaatatctcGCAGAAAATCTTACAAGATAGAGAAAGTTTACCGGCTGCTCGTGTACAACCACACAATGGAGAATTATATTGGATCCTAGACGAAGATGCTGCAAAACTTTTAGACACAgtctaaaaatatttcataaaaccGTCTGTGACATTCCACACTGGTATCATGTTCTGATGCTTAGCATATTTCTTGGGCTTACTATTttctatacatatgtatgtgcaTTTTACTTAACATGATATTTAATAGATAAGTATAGTTTACAAGAagatttttgacaattttttgctCAAATGTCTTTTTGACATTGgatattatttgaattatataaGGTCATTCCGTCGAACATTTTAATATAATGTTCTActactttatatttttttttcatttatatttgtatatactGAATAGAGATTTGGTACAATAAGATGAAATATTTTACATCACTTTGTTATTAGTTAATAGTGTGAAACCGTGCAATATAACTATCGACAAAACTAGTAAATGAACTTCATAAATTCGTATGAAAACTAATATcttcaataataaattaatcatGTTCCTAACTAATGTACAAGCATTCCGTATACATTGACTCTATATTGATCTTTCGTTTCTCTTCTTGTTTAGTGGGTATATTATAAAAACGtagctatatttatttttagttaAGAATAAAAACATAGGAAACAAAAGATCAAGAACAATTTAGATTAACGAACATGTATAGTAAAATCTGCTTCtattttgtaacaattttttaataaaaaaaaagatatactTGAGATGTATAAAGCACATTATTTTAAGAActtatatttttgttaaaatgtgattaaaataaaatagttatttGCACAGAATCGCTATGCATGATAATTTTGTAACGAAAACAAATGTAtcacaaataaatttattaacacATTTTAAATACGATTACAGTCAGTCAAAATATAAAGTACATGATTCCAATGATAAAAAGTCTATTTAATACTGAATTCAAGAAGATACATCATGAAGATACAAAGTAACTAGCAAAATAGTAACGTAAAACTTCTACAGGATTATTTTATTTGCAAGAATAAATATCATAATCATTTTTTTGCATACAAGAGTCGATATATcaagaataataatataataaacagtTATATAATTGTTCGGCAAATCATAAAAGATATTCTTTGGTGAATGACATAAAACTGTAGTAGCAGGTAAATAGGTAATACAGtaaaaagtgactatttttatACGAAGCACAACTTATATATATTCTTAAAtggaattaatattattattaatatgtatatatatgtatgttatattatataggatgaatattatagcatacatatatattgtacatCATATATATATAGGTTGAGGCAGGAAGATCGTTTGTAACATGAAATTATACATGTATTACATAATCTGCCACCAGTCAAATTTGACAACCAGTGTTAACTATTTAGGAACCAAATTGCTTTACAATAATGTATAAATTACGTTTATTCTTTACAAAAGTCTTACGTGTACATGAACATCGAGCCATAGAAAGAACCAGAATAGCCCTCATCAATTCGCACTGTTTCTGAATTTGGAGTAATTACCAGTTCAGCAAAAAACTGTGTGATACTgtataatatatttgatttttgcgTAGCATACTAAAAGGAAAGTGTTTTTATAGCTCCCTTTCAACTTATCAGAATTATTTACAAAGTATTCTTCTGAAAATATCATGGCTGTCTCATAACTTAAAAATTACACCAAATGTCAACACGAATTATGATATTTTCCTatacaatatactaaaatgtaaatGCTATAAATTACCCAAAACACGGGTTCTGCAATTTTgcatttaaacatattttttgtCTATTTAAAATGTGATGGAAAATAGTAATAAGGTACTCCTAGTTCTATAAACGCAGTACCATAAATAATAGCTCGCGTTCATCCAGAATGTATTACGAAGATTGCCGAGCATTACCACCATCTCTCGTCATTCGTATTCTTGCTATTACTTTAATGGGTAAAAGTGAATAGACGCGGCTATAAATACTATCTCGCGACGATACACTTCCATCAAGCGTCACTGTACATATTTATAATATACACGATATACACATCTTGTTCGTAAAATTCATTAACTAGAAGATGAATTATGTTGGAACAAATGTGTAACAGATAACGCATGAACGGTGTTAATATTCGTTCATGGAGTAAGTTTTAATACATGAATTATAAAAAGATCGATGAAACGAGCAGTTTTCTAATTGCAATTCACAGCATAACATCCTGTTTCCGGagagattattattataattatgattattattactTGTCGACGATTGACTGGACGatagaattaataaaaattaaataaattttcttactATCAATTAGATGTTATGCACTGAATTACGTTCCCAATTTAGCTTATAACCATACATATCACAGTATCAATATAACCCTACCCTCCCTATTTTcacaatttgtaacattttctaGCGTATTTGTTAAGGAATACATTCGTTtatattttgataaaacaaTGTTTCATATTACCTATACGTGAATATGCTAAACCATTTTCAGAGCATTTTGCAAATTGTACGTGAAAAATTTCACTTTCCTTTACATTTCAATAACCAAACgtattatttttccatttttttttttgataaaaaagaagaaagataaaATGAAATTAAGTCGTAATACTTCTTTTCCGAAGATCTTTGTACTATCGTTTCTATTTCGAAATTAAGAATTTACACATTTGTTCTGCTTCTTAGAGACAAAAATGTGAATGTAAGTAATCAACAGGGATTACAACTGAGCCGTTAATGCAATATGTCGAACATACGCAGAATGTACATGTACGAATGCATTGGAAGTTATTTCAATCCCCTATACTGGCCATTTTATTACAATCAGCCTCTTGATTGAAATCTTTCACAAACGCGTGTTAATCGATATACGACGATAGCTCGATACGTTCGGGAGAAATAGAAATAGTGAACGCTTAAATAATTGGGAAAGCCTcaagttaacaataaataagcgACGTTACGTTCAACAAGGGGCAGAGCGTGCCCGAATTGCTTATTATACTAGCCGATGATTGAATGGCTTATATATCTTTAGATAGATTTaaagaataatttaattaaattaatatcaCCTAACATAAATATTCATCACGTCATATTTACACCTAGTAGTCCTCTGAAATTCTCGTAAACTATGTAACTAATCGATACGGCTGGGGCCACCTGAAATCGAAAATAGATAAGCTTATAAACGCTTTCATAAAATATAGTTGACCTACTTTTATAATTAACTGCACTGTACCTTTAAGAAATTTGGTGTTAAACCTCTGTATAATCCACGGACTCCTTCCTTtctaataatttctttgaaaacaCCGACCATGGTGTTAGGAGATTTATCTGGTGCAATATCAGCTTGTAATCGTGTCCTAACTAAAGCTAACGGGTATGAACACACTTGGCCAGCTGTACTAGAAGTTGTTCCGCACAGTAATAATATCCAAAATGGTGGTGGTTCGTTTTTGTCGTGTGTTCGCAAATACCTATTCTTTAAAGTCTATAAGGAAAAGACAAATATTAAAATCTATTCTACATCTATATCCGTATCACTTCTAAGTACTAACTTCATACACAGCCAGGTCGATGCCAGCATATGGAAGTATCCCTATTAAATTCGGGATGTATCCTTTGTAAAAAGATTTTAGACCTCCTTGTGTGTATATTTTCTTTGTTGCATCGAGTAAACCAGAAAATTCTCCTGTTTTTCTAAGTGCAAATCTAGTTTTGAGTACCTGGAACACATCAGCCACAGCATCAGTATCGGATAATAAACATTAGACTtgtattactattactattaccaAAAGGAGCACTGATGGAAGCATCTCTGGATCATCTAAACAGTATTTTTCTGTAACATCTCTCAGATGTACTCTTAGAGATCACAGATTCCACAGATAATTAAGGAATCATTATCGAACAATATTAAGGCTTCGAATAGTCGTAGTTCGTACAGATACTTTCATTAGTGTTCTCTGCTGCACTATTGCTAATGTTCTTATAATACCTCTAGCGGATATATGGCTGACTGACTGATTCCTCCGGCTAAAGATCCTGCCATTAATCGTTCGTACAATCCGAGCTCTCGAACGTCATTTCCTTTAATTGCTCTCTTAATCTGTTCGTACGCCATGAAT
This window of the Halictus rubicundus isolate RS-2024b chromosome 9, iyHalRubi1_principal, whole genome shotgun sequence genome carries:
- the Scamc gene encoding short Calcium-binding Mitochondrial Carrier isoform X2, whose protein sequence is MYTLKKPGILKHESIPSTCQVCEEFLQGYHELLQRYMDIGEDIGVPEDFTTSEMVSGMWWRHLVSGGVAGAVSRTCTAPLDRIKVYLQVHGTRHCKIMSCFRYMLREGGSLSFWRGNGINVLKIGPESALKFMAYEQIKRAIKGNDVRELGLYERLMAGSLAGGISQSAIYPLEVLKTRFALRKTGEFSGLLDATKKIYTQGGLKSFYKGYIPNLIGILPYAGIDLAVYETLKNRYLRTHDKNEPPPFWILLLCGTTSSTAGQVCSYPLALVRTRLQADIAPDKSPNTMVGVFKEIIRKEGVRGLYRGLTPNFLKVAPAVSISYIVYENFRGLLGVNMT
- the Scamc gene encoding short Calcium-binding Mitochondrial Carrier isoform X5, giving the protein MDIGEDIGVPEDFTTSEMVSGMWWRHLVSGGVAGAVSRTCTAPLDRIKVYLQVHGTRHCKIMSCFRYMLREGGSLSFWRGNGINVLKIGPESALKFMAYEQIKRAIKGNDVRELGLYERLMAGSLAGGISQSAIYPLEVLKTRFALRKTGEFSGLLDATKKIYTQGGLKSFYKGYIPNLIGILPYAGIDLAVYETLKNRYLRTHDKNEPPPFWILLLCGTTSSTAGQVCSYPLALVRTRLQADIAPDKSPNTMVGVFKEIIRKEGVRGLYRGLTPNFLKVAPAVSISYIVYENFRGLLGVNMT
- the Pgls gene encoding 6-phosphogluconolactonase encodes the protein MEKILIDPRDGSMVSCLSNLLETSAEEALASGETFKVGLSGGSLVQLLATCLPSLTTDWSKWYFFFCDERVVPFDSNDSTYGEYKAKLIGKIPVTEDQFIKINPDLSAEEAAKDYIKKISVFFPPDRVPCFDVLLLGLGPDGHTCSLFPGHKVLNESSLWVCPINDSPKPPPSRITLTLPVINNAKKCIFPITGSGKAEIVKKILQDRESLPAARVQPHNGELYWILDEDAAKLLDTV
- the Scamc gene encoding short Calcium-binding Mitochondrial Carrier isoform X3, whose amino-acid sequence is MDTAADIDTDHLFLLHQVPYLYMDIGEDIGVPEDFTTSEMVSGMWWRHLVSGGVAGAVSRTCTAPLDRIKVYLQVHGTRHCKIMSCFRYMLREGGSLSFWRGNGINVLKIGPESALKFMAYEQIKRAIKGNDVRELGLYERLMAGSLAGGISQSAIYPLEVLKTRFALRKTGEFSGLLDATKKIYTQGGLKSFYKGYIPNLIGILPYAGIDLAVYETLKNRYLRTHDKNEPPPFWILLLCGTTSSTAGQVCSYPLALVRTRLQADIAPDKSPNTMVGVFKEIIRKEGVRGLYRGLTPNFLKVAPAVSISYIVYENFRGLLGVNMT
- the Scamc gene encoding short Calcium-binding Mitochondrial Carrier isoform X4 — encoded protein: MDTAADIDTDHLFLLHQYMDIGEDIGVPEDFTTSEMVSGMWWRHLVSGGVAGAVSRTCTAPLDRIKVYLQVHGTRHCKIMSCFRYMLREGGSLSFWRGNGINVLKIGPESALKFMAYEQIKRAIKGNDVRELGLYERLMAGSLAGGISQSAIYPLEVLKTRFALRKTGEFSGLLDATKKIYTQGGLKSFYKGYIPNLIGILPYAGIDLAVYETLKNRYLRTHDKNEPPPFWILLLCGTTSSTAGQVCSYPLALVRTRLQADIAPDKSPNTMVGVFKEIIRKEGVRGLYRGLTPNFLKVAPAVSISYIVYENFRGLLGVNMT
- the LOC143357548 gene encoding ubiquitin carboxyl-terminal hydrolase 35, which produces MDIEQILRYDIKQCLNSIVVGVDTEVIEGWTKLRKLESGPAYGRLSDYESILTEILNDEISNVDEVPGILAWFAKYLTEKPYSANPISNAIAAMIRNTEIRCMSDLTMILQTLLKYNVYLPDTADHSYLCEAIVIRLSTFSMPPDPKEISEFTDNATKVQNFLKTVQTQSKNIEKNNLIFICLQTLYSIISDTTRKQDPGPGLAVVLQLVEPSIIPQAVSWILLESHYDAQLTHALKVLCNWLPQCRGDRLSIWIMKFILGLEKQNKYSVLIEVTKATLDVMFRALLVPVIRQNASEIVFHVLRKQGSPALFRASERNIQRVLTCLKKEDSESSKKCMQNLIDIFKVHTLRFPGQCLYSNIENSFTVQPRMNAVKLILDDQVWGNETEEIEPIIESPKPQSGKVGLSNLGNTCYMNSVLQALLMTRQFCYEVLTYKSSNNPNDHVVLKNLQKLFTLLLYSKRISLAPTEILLASRPAYFLPGQQQDSSEFLCHLLNLLHEQEKSATVNCEANDSNLKYKDDKEINDVSSTNEDGGSIKRWTTEEDLTGSISLERKTQSLADFSKGDDLAQSQQLSDSHSDSTDSGIQSVGGEDTGTQVPLVHRVLGGKCKITYQCAQCDTSSHNTDKFRDLQLCFPEEIQENQEVSVQDLINYYLTPEKLTGENKYRCDKCMKLCDAQRIIKILHTPTYLILILKHFRYDFDTRLRTKLRHKVMYNETIQLPVLTPLCTTTETYQLYAAVVHSGYSVDYGHYFTYARDSKQNWYKFNDSYVSQTTFNDFKDLKPPDTPYILFYEKSVPFDGVYDEDKPELTTLSKALQSLVANDTSAYIEELRHQAEKSQHGRQSTVLLRRNENSDDENPPPSSCRGAVNMPASRFLY
- the Scamc gene encoding short Calcium-binding Mitochondrial Carrier isoform X6, with the protein product MYMDIGEDIGVPEDFTTSEMVSGMWWRHLVSGGVAGAVSRTCTAPLDRIKVYLQVHGTRHCKIMSCFRYMLREGGSLSFWRGNGINVLKIGPESALKFMAYEQIKRAIKGNDVRELGLYERLMAGSLAGGISQSAIYPLEVLKTRFALRKTGEFSGLLDATKKIYTQGGLKSFYKGYIPNLIGILPYAGIDLAVYETLKNRYLRTHDKNEPPPFWILLLCGTTSSTAGQVCSYPLALVRTRLQADIAPDKSPNTMVGVFKEIIRKEGVRGLYRGLTPNFLKVAPAVSISYIVYENFRGLLGVNMT